The following are encoded together in the Zingiber officinale cultivar Zhangliang chromosome 8A, Zo_v1.1, whole genome shotgun sequence genome:
- the LOC122010845 gene encoding sec-independent protein translocase protein TATB, chloroplastic-like, producing the protein MGSATVLASLCYCSLSLSSSSHSMKVALLISSHPPSRASPKIPHSSHLRRFFSALHLPRPPLWDGLKPPVRPLSFGNFARKEKNVKFHGKVVRASLFGVGAPEALVIGVVALLVFGPKGLAELFDIVKTGCESHILFRLEHLDISDIGSYT; encoded by the exons ATGGGCTCTGCAACGGTCCTCGCATCACTTTGCTActgctccctctccctctcctcctcttcccaCTCAATGAAGGTGGCCCTCCTCATCTCTTCCCATCCGCCCTCTAGGGCTTCTCCCAAAATCCCACATTCGTCCCATCTCCGTAGATTCTTTTCCGCACTCCACCTGCCTCGACCCCCGCTGTGGGACGGCCTCAAGCCGCCGGTGAGGCCTCTTTCCTTTGGAAACTTTGCGCGCAAAG AGAAAAATGTGAAATTTCATGGTAAAGTTGTTCGTGCTTCTTTATTTGGAGTGGGTGCTCCTGAAGCATTGGTTATTGGAGTGGTAGCTCTGCTGGTGTTTGGCCCTAAAGGCCTAGCTGAG cTTTTTGATATTGTGAAAACAGGATGTGAATCACATATCCTTTTTAGACTTGAACATCTTGATATCAGTGATATAGGATCTTATACATAA
- the LOC122011565 gene encoding protein GOS9-like — MFCTNLNFNVDVNKCWKGLLKSGGQPKTEIKKLKKEMEKLKAKRNDIKSKIEEAKISEGRLASEEAKQWQRDLDSLEGQVAAIFEDFTRIRFQNNIKIGPWGIAGDCNFDIGRSASQITKVRLHTGNVIDNLEISYILDGKNVETRRLGGSGGGSYHTFELLPGEYINSMVGSVGDNDGESCISQLKFKTNFGNTHGPFGKGGGKEFTVPVTDGRIVGFFGQYDKYLKEIGVYVALN; from the exons atGTTTTGCACCAACTTAAATTTCAACGTAGACGTCAACAAGTGCTGGAAAGGCTTATTGAAATCCGGCGGGCAGCCCAAAACTGAAATCAAGAAGTTGAAGAAAGAAATGGAAAAGCTGAAAGCTAAACGAAATGATATCAAAAGTAAGATCGAAGAAGCCAAGATCAGCGAGGGAAGACTTGCAAGTGAGGAAGCCAAGCAGTGGCAGCGCGACCTGGATTCATTGGAAGGCCAAGTGGCTGCTATCTTTGAGGATTTCACACGCATCC GTTTTCAAAATAACATCAAGATTGGGCCATGGGGAATCGCCGGAGACTGCAACTTTGACATTGGTCGATCTGCGTCCCAAATCACAAAGGTCAGACTCCACACAGGAAACGTCATCGATAATTTGGAGATCTCCTACATTCTCGATGGGAAAAACGTTGAAACACGTCGACTAGGCGGCAGCGGTGGTGGCAGCTATCACACG TTCGAACTACTTCCTGGCGAATATATCAACTCGATGGTTGGGTCCGTCGGCGATAATGACGGTGAAAGCTGTATCTCTCAGCTCAAATTTAAGACCAACTTCGGAAATACGCATGGGCCTTTTGGGAAAGGAGGCGGCAAGGAGTTCACTGTTCCAGTCACCGACGGCCGAATTGTTGGATTCTTTGGCCAGTACGACAAGTATCTAAAGGAGATCGGAGTCTATGTGGCTCTTAATTGA